A part of Entelurus aequoreus isolate RoL-2023_Sb linkage group LG10, RoL_Eaeq_v1.1, whole genome shotgun sequence genomic DNA contains:
- the LOC133659333 gene encoding integrin-linked protein kinase, whose product MDDIFTQCREGNAVAVRLWLDNTENDLNQGDDHGFSPLHWACREGRSSVVDMLIMRGARINVMNRGDDTPLHLAASHGHRDIVGKLIQCKADTNAANEHGNTPLHYACFWGQDLVAEDLVNNGAQVSICNKYGETPLDKAKPHLRELLKEKAEKLGQNLTKIPFKDTFWKGTTRSRPRNGTLNKHAGIDYKQLSLLARINENQSGELWQGRWQGNEIVVKVLKVRDWTTRKSRDFNEEYPKLRIFSHPNVLPMLGACPSPPAPHPIIITHWMPYGSLYNVLHEGTNFVVDQTQAVKFALDIACGMAFLHTLEPMIPRHYLNSKSIMIDEDMTARISMADVKFSFQCPGRMYSPAWVAPEALQKKPEEINRRSADMWSFAVLLWELVTREVPFADLSNMEIGMKVALEGLRPTIPPGISPHICKLMKICMNEDPAKRPKFDMIVPILDKMQDK is encoded by the exons GGATGACCACGGCTTCAGTCCTCTTCATTGGGCGTGCAGGGAGGGCCGGTCCAGCGTGGTAGATATGCTCATAATGAGAGGCGCCCGCATCAACGTCATGAACCGCGGAGATGACACGCCCCTACACCTGGCTGCCAGCCACGGACATCGCGACATTGTGGGCAAG CTGATTCAGTGCAAAGCAGACACCAATGCAGCCAACGAACACGGGAACACACCACTGCATTATGCTTGCTTCTGGGGCCAAGACTTGGTGGCAGAG GATCTGGTGAACAATGGGGCTCAGGTGAGCATCTGTAACAAATATGGGGAAACTCCTCTTGATAAAGCCAAACCTCATCTGCGAGAGCTCCTCAAAG AAAAGGCTGAGAAATTGGGACAGAACTTGACTAAAATTCCCTTTAAGGACACTTTTTGGAAAGGAACCACCAGATCTCGACCTC GCAACGGCACTTTGAACAAACATGCAGGCATTGACTATAAACAGCTCTCTCTCCTGGCTAGAATAAACGAGAACCAGTCAGGAGAG TTGTGGCAAGGGCGCTGGCAAGGAAACGAGATTGTGGTCAAAGTGTTAAAAGTTCGCGACTGGACCACAAGGAAAAGCAGAGACTTCAATGAGGAATATCCCAAACTCAG GATTTTTTCCCATCCGAATGTCCTTCCCATGTTGGGAGCATGTCCGTCTCCTCCCGCCCCTCACCCCATCATCATCACACACTGGATGCCTTATGGCTCCCTCTACAATGTGCTGCATGAGGGCACCA ACTTTGTGGTGGACCAGACGCAGGCAGTGAAGTTTGCGCTGGATATTGCCTGTGGGATGGCCTTCTTGCACACGCTTGAACCAATGATCCCTCGCCACTATCTTAACAGCAAGAGCATCATG ATAGATGAAGACATGACTGCTAGGATCAGCATGGCAGACGTCAAGTTCTCCTTTCAGTGTCCCGGCAGGATGTACTCGCCCGCTTGGGTCGCCCCTGAGG CCCTGCAGAAGAAGCCGGAGGAGATCAACCGGCGGTCAGCAGACATGTGGAGCTTTGCTGTGCTGCTGTGGGAGCTGGTGACCAGGGAGGTTCCCTTTGCAGACCTTTCCAACATGGAGATCGGCATGAAG GTGGCCTTGGAGGGCTTGAGGCCCACCATTCCTCCCGGCATCTCCCCCCACATCTGCAAGCTGATGAAGATTTGCATGAACGAGGACCCGGCCAAGAGGCCCAAATTTGACATGATTGTACCCATTCTGGACAAAATGCAGGACAAGTGA
- the apbb1 gene encoding amyloid beta precursor protein binding family B member 1, whose protein sequence is MGGHKDEDMPYVVANKQKHDEELKNKLNDWCDQESTGSNAKWLKEGQNQLRKVSENQPEQDHNCNISQNGNMEDFVGQDEERQSNEEQTKSPKIATTPGLIQEEDKNILIEPLVIHSLEDKEKEREEEEKGEKSEEEEETSAGGDEGAEEAQGEGGDTGGNACLLFANMNGTPSDEESNWPAVSQDNTSDTSPNGNRETFWDSSAFETDTDLPAGWMRVRDTSGTYYWHIPTGTTQWEPPSPLGHVEDSMLSSTMSLETTPCEEPEESWAQFSTTDEGAADGQLWKEEGEVTSDQSLREFEGATLRYASINLNYNCTHSEEEDKLVPLCTDLESKYFAVRSLGWVEMSEEDMAPGKSSVAVNNCIRQLSYHKHNLHDTAGIWGEGKDMLMVLENDTMNLIDPLGQTLLHTQPIGSIRVWGVGRDNGRDFAYVARDNLTQVLKCHVFRCDSPAKNIATTLHEMCSKIMMERKASRLGVSHLNSDAGKPFGIPEEFPAPKNELFQCFHVYYLGSEPVAKPVGIDLINDVLEVATRGKDKTEWTPVSVNVAPATLTILAKQTEEVLSECRVRFLSFMGVGKDVRTFAFIMADGPREFTCHKFWCEPNAASLSEAVQAACMLRYQKCLDARPPSLASCLPTPPADSVARRVRKGVQSLLGSFKSYRSGSQSP, encoded by the exons ATGGGTGGCCACAAGGACGAGGACATGCCCTACGTGGTGGCGAACAAGCAGAAGCACGACGAGGAGCTAAAAAACAAGCTGAACGACTGGTGCGACCAGGAGTCTACGGGCAGCAACGCCAAGTGGCTGAAGGAGGGCCAGAACCAGCTGCGCAAAGTCAGCGAGAACCAGCCGGAGCAGGACCACAACTGCAACATCAGCCAAAATGGCAACATGGAGGACTTCGTGGGCcaggatgaggaacgtcagagcaACGAAGAGCAGACCAAGTCTCCTAAAATAGCCACGACCCCTGGCCTGATTCAGGAGGAAGACAAAAACATCCTCATTGAGCCCCTGGTCATCCACAGCCTGGAGGACAAGGAGAAGGAGAgggaagaggaggagaaaggagAGAAGTCCGAGGAAGAAGAGGAGACGTCTGCTGGAGGGGATGAAGGGGCTGAAGAGGCCCAGGGAGAGGGCGGCGACACGGGCGGGAATGCATGCCTCCTGTTTGCCAACATGAACGGGACGCCTAGCGATGAAGAATCCAACTGGCCTGCTGTTTCTCAGGATAACACCTCGGACACTTCTCCCAACGGAAACAGAG AGACCTTCTGGGACTCCAGCGCCTTTGAGACAGACACAGACCTCCCTGCCGGCTGGATGAGGGTGCGAGATACGTCGGGCACCTACTACTGGCACATCCCTACGGGCACCACCCAGTGGGAGCCCCCTTCCCCGCTGGGGCATGTGGAAGACTCCATGTTGTCCTCCACCATGTCCCTAGAGACAACGCCTTGCGAGGAGCCTGAG GAATCCTGGGCTCAGTTCTCCACAACGGACGAAGGAGCTGCTGACGGGCAGCTGTGGAAG GAGGAAGGCGAAGTCACGTCCGACCAGAGCCTGAGAGAGTTTGAGGGCGCCACTTTGCGCTACGCTTCCATCAACCTCAA CTACAACTGCACCCATTCTGAAGAGGAAGATAAACTTGTTCCACTCTGCACCGATTTAGAAAGCAAG TATTTTGCAGTGCGTTCTCTGGGCTGGGTGGAGATGTCAGAGGAGGACATGGCGCCGGGCAAAAGCAGCGTGGCGGTCAATAACTGCATCAGGCAGCTCTCCTACCACAAACACAACCTGCACGACACTGCTGGAATTTGGGGAGAG GGTAAAGACATGCTGATGGTGCTGGAGAACGACACAATGAACTTGATCGATCCACTGGGCCAGACACTGCTCCACACGCAGCCTATCGGCAGCATCCGTGTATGGGGCGTCGGCAGAGACAACGGCAG AGACTTTGCCTACGTGGCCCGAGACAACCTGACGCAGGTCCTGAAGTGTCACGTGTTCCGCTGTGACTCGCCCGCTAAGAACATCGCCACCACTTTGCACGAGATGTGCTCCAAG ATAATGATGGAACGAAAGGCATCCAGGCTGGGTGTTAGTCATCTGAATTCTGACGCGGGTAAACCTTTTGGCATCCCTGAAG AGTTTCCAGCTCCTAAAAATGAACTTTTCCAGTGCTTCCATGTTTATTACCTTGGCAGCGAGCCTGTTGCAAAGCCCGTGG GTATTGATTTGATCAATGATGTTCTAGAGGTAGCCACAAGGGGCAAAGACAAAACCGAATGGACACCCGTTTCTGTGAACGTGGCGCCTGCCACTCTCACAATACTTGCTAAACAG ACCGAAGAGGTGCTGTCGGAGTGCAGGGTGCGCTTCTTGTCTTTCATGGGCGTGGGCAAGGACGTGCGCACCTTCGCCTTCATCATGGCCGACGGTCCCAGAGAGTTCACCTGTCACAAGTTTTGGTGCGAGCCCAACGCAGCCAGTCTGAGCGAAGCCGTGCAGGCTGCATGCATG